From one Sardina pilchardus chromosome 6, fSarPil1.1, whole genome shotgun sequence genomic stretch:
- the LOC134083033 gene encoding protein S100-P-like: MSRLLTAMNELIQIFKEYAGKEGDAKTLSKGEVKTLLSKELGINLEAAKDKAALDKMFKDLDANADGTVDFTEFITLVAAITAILQGS, translated from the exons ATGTCCCGTCTCCTAACAGCAATGAATGAACTCATTCAAATCTTCAAAGAATATGCAGGTAAAGAGGGAGACGCCAAGACCCTAAGCAAAGGTGAAGTGAAGACTCTTCTGAGTAAAGAATTGGGCATTAACCTCGAG GCAGCAAAAGACAAGGCCGCCTTggacaaaatgttcaaagaccTTGATGCCAATGCAGATGGCACAGTGGACTTCACAGAGTTCATCACCTTGGTGGCTGCTATAACTGCCATTCTGCAAGGCTCATAA